From Macaca mulatta isolate MMU2019108-1 chromosome 1, T2T-MMU8v2.0, whole genome shotgun sequence, the proteins below share one genomic window:
- the LOC698524 gene encoding NBPF family member NBPF4 isoform X1: MCLGFFSPVPGSTSSATNVSMVVSADPLSRERAEMNILEINKELRSQLAESNQQFRDLKEKFLITQATAYSLANQLKKYKCEEYKDIIDSVLRDEQQFTEKLAEKLRQAEELGQYKALVHSQARELTQLREKLQEGRDASRSLNQHFKALLTPDDLEKSQGKDLREQLTEGHWVAERLVHKLSPENDEDEDEDEMDEEVEKVQESPAPREVQKAEEKEVPQNSLEECAVTCSNSHNPSNSNQPHRSTKITFEENKVDSALVVESERIHHEEEEALNILPENQNDHEEEEGKAPVPPRNRKSVEPGEQIKLRDFLISPVVSHVVNPEQHDMSNYYLHSEVSFLALDEEKVCSTQDVAKDDSNSKWDETSLGFLEQRNDLEEVKGQETIDPRISREPLRVDKHEVPQESLDGCCSTPSILPKLPHSYCPYGSTSYCFEEKQVSLALVDKIQKDQEELEDQDPPCPRLSQELPEVKEQEIPENSVDEVYLTPSVHHDLSDCHQPYSSTLYSLEDQFACSALDGASPTQADCPQGTWSGDLSHHLSEVQASQAQLEPSTLAPNCLRLQLDQGFYCGNDLARRGPSSTTCSFTANADSGNHRPFQELVLEPSLGMKNPPQLGDDALEGSADNTQGRQVNGQIHASSVLKPKIIKRKLPLSKWRLACRFPGLQA, translated from the exons ATGTGTTTGGGTTTCTTCTCCCCAGTCCCTGGCTCTACCTCTTCTGCCACAAACGTCAGCATGGTGGTATCTGCCGACCCTTTGTCCCGCGAGAGGGCAGAGATGAACATCCTAGAAATCAACAAGGAATTGCGCTCCCAGCTGGCAGAGAGCAATCAGCAGTTCCGAGACCTCAAAGAGAAATTCCTTATAACTCAAGCTACTGCCTACTCCCTGGCCAACCAGCTGAAGAAATACA AGTGTGAAGAGTACAAAGACATCATAGACTCTGTGCTGAGGGATGAACAGCAATTCACAGAGAAGCTGGCAGAGAAGCTCAGGCAAGCTGAGGAGCTCGG GCAATATAAAGCCCTGGTTCACTCTCAGGCACGAGAGCTGACCCAGTTACGGGAGAAGTTACAGGAAGGGAGAGATGCCTCCCGCTCACTGAATCAGCATTTCAAGGCCCTCCTCACTCCTGATGACCTTGAAAAGTCCCAGGGTAAGGACCTCCGAGAGCAGCTGACTGAGGGGCACTGGGTGGCAGAGCGCCTTGTTCACAAGCTGAGCCCAG AAAATGatgaagatgaggatgaagatgaGATGGATGAGGAGGTTGAGAAAGTACAGGAATCACCTGCCCCCAG GGAGGTGCAGAAGGCTGAAGAAAAGGAAGTCCCTCAGAATTCACTGGAGGAATGTGCTGTCACTTGTTCAAATAGTCACAACCCTTCTAACTCCAACCAGCCTCACAGGAGCACCAAAATCACATTTGAGGAAAACAAAGTTGACTCTGCTCTGGTTGTAGAGAGTGAACGCATTCATCATGAAGAGGAGGAAGCTCTAAACATTCTCCCAG AAAATCAAAATGAtcatgaggaagaggaggggaaagcACCAGTGCCCCCCAG GAACCGAAAATCAGTTGAGCCAGGTGAACAGATCAAACTCAGGGATTTCCTGATCTCACCTGTGGTTTCCCATGTGGTTAATCCAGA ACAGCATGACATGTCCAACTATTACCTGCATAGTGAAGTCTCTTTCCTGGCACTGGATGAAGAGAAAGTTTGCTCCACTCAGGATGTTGCCAAGGATGACTCCAATTCCAAATGGGATGAGACCTCACTTGGCTTCCTCG AACAGCGAAATGATCTTGAAGAGGTGAAAGGACAAGAAACAATTGATCCCAG GATCAGCAGGGAACCGCTGAGGGTGGACAAGCATGAAGTCCCCCAGGAGTCACTGGATGGATGTTGCTCGACTCCTTCAATCCTTCCTAAACTACCTCACTCCTACTGCCCTTATGGGAGCACTTCGTACTGTTTTGAAGAAAAGCAAGTCAGCTTGGCTCTTGTAGACA AAATTCAAAAGGACCAAGAGGAGCTAGAAGATCAAGACCCGCCGTGCCCCAG GCTCAGCCAGGAGCTGCCAGAGGTGAAGGAGCAGGAAATCCCAGAGAACTCCGTGGATGAAGTTTACTTGACGCCCTCAGTTCACCATGACCTATCTGACTGCCACCAGCCTTATAGCAGCACATTGTACTCATTGGAGGATCAGTTTGCCTGCTCTGCTCTGGATGGAGCCT CTCCCACCCAGGCAGACTGTCCCCAAGGGACTTGGAGTGGAGACTTGAGCCACCACCTGTCAGAGGTGCAGGCTTCACAGGCACAGCTGGAGCCAAGCACCCTGGCGCCCAATTGTCTGAGACTACAGCTGGATCAAGGGTTCTACTGTGGAAATGACTTGGCCAGGCGGGGCCCCTCCTCCACCACCTGCAGCTTCACAGCCAATGCTGATTCTGGGAACCACCGGCCCTTCCAAG agctgGTTTTAGAGCCCTCCCTGGGGATGAAGAACCCTCCCCAGCTGGGAGATGATGCACTTGAAGGCTCAGCAGACAACACACAAGGGCGTCAAGTCAATGGCCAGATTCATGCCTCCAGTGTCCTGAAACCTAAGATCATCAAAAGAAAACTCCCGCTCAGCAAGTGGAGACTGGCATGCAGATTCCCTGGCCTGCAAGCTTAG
- the LOC698524 gene encoding NBPF family member NBPF4 isoform X2 encodes MVVSADPLSRERAEMNILEINKELRSQLAESNQQFRDLKEKFLITQATAYSLANQLKKYKCEEYKDIIDSVLRDEQQFTEKLAEKLRQAEELGQYKALVHSQARELTQLREKLQEGRDASRSLNQHFKALLTPDDLEKSQGKDLREQLTEGHWVAERLVHKLSPENDEDEDEDEMDEEVEKVQESPAPREVQKAEEKEVPQNSLEECAVTCSNSHNPSNSNQPHRSTKITFEENKVDSALVVESERIHHEEEEALNILPENQNDHEEEEGKAPVPPRQHDMSNYYLHSEVSFLALDEEKVCSTQDVAKDDSNSKWDETSLGFLEQRNDLEEVKGQETIDPRISREPLRVDKHEVPQESLDGCCSTPSILPKLPHSYCPYGSTSYCFEEKQVSLALVDKIQKDQEELEDQDPPCPRLSQELPEVKEQEIPENSVDEVYLTPSVHHDLSDCHQPYSSTLYSLEDQFACSALDGASPTQADCPQGTWSGDLSHHLSEVQASQAQLEPSTLAPNCLRLQLDQGFYCGNDLARRGPSSTTCSFTANADSGNHRPFQELVLEPSLGMKNPPQLGDDALEGSADNTQGRQVNGQIHASSVLKPKIIKRKLPLSKWRLACRFPGLQA; translated from the exons ATGGTGGTATCTGCCGACCCTTTGTCCCGCGAGAGGGCAGAGATGAACATCCTAGAAATCAACAAGGAATTGCGCTCCCAGCTGGCAGAGAGCAATCAGCAGTTCCGAGACCTCAAAGAGAAATTCCTTATAACTCAAGCTACTGCCTACTCCCTGGCCAACCAGCTGAAGAAATACA AGTGTGAAGAGTACAAAGACATCATAGACTCTGTGCTGAGGGATGAACAGCAATTCACAGAGAAGCTGGCAGAGAAGCTCAGGCAAGCTGAGGAGCTCGG GCAATATAAAGCCCTGGTTCACTCTCAGGCACGAGAGCTGACCCAGTTACGGGAGAAGTTACAGGAAGGGAGAGATGCCTCCCGCTCACTGAATCAGCATTTCAAGGCCCTCCTCACTCCTGATGACCTTGAAAAGTCCCAGGGTAAGGACCTCCGAGAGCAGCTGACTGAGGGGCACTGGGTGGCAGAGCGCCTTGTTCACAAGCTGAGCCCAG AAAATGatgaagatgaggatgaagatgaGATGGATGAGGAGGTTGAGAAAGTACAGGAATCACCTGCCCCCAG GGAGGTGCAGAAGGCTGAAGAAAAGGAAGTCCCTCAGAATTCACTGGAGGAATGTGCTGTCACTTGTTCAAATAGTCACAACCCTTCTAACTCCAACCAGCCTCACAGGAGCACCAAAATCACATTTGAGGAAAACAAAGTTGACTCTGCTCTGGTTGTAGAGAGTGAACGCATTCATCATGAAGAGGAGGAAGCTCTAAACATTCTCCCAG AAAATCAAAATGAtcatgaggaagaggaggggaaagcACCAGTGCCCCCCAG ACAGCATGACATGTCCAACTATTACCTGCATAGTGAAGTCTCTTTCCTGGCACTGGATGAAGAGAAAGTTTGCTCCACTCAGGATGTTGCCAAGGATGACTCCAATTCCAAATGGGATGAGACCTCACTTGGCTTCCTCG AACAGCGAAATGATCTTGAAGAGGTGAAAGGACAAGAAACAATTGATCCCAG GATCAGCAGGGAACCGCTGAGGGTGGACAAGCATGAAGTCCCCCAGGAGTCACTGGATGGATGTTGCTCGACTCCTTCAATCCTTCCTAAACTACCTCACTCCTACTGCCCTTATGGGAGCACTTCGTACTGTTTTGAAGAAAAGCAAGTCAGCTTGGCTCTTGTAGACA AAATTCAAAAGGACCAAGAGGAGCTAGAAGATCAAGACCCGCCGTGCCCCAG GCTCAGCCAGGAGCTGCCAGAGGTGAAGGAGCAGGAAATCCCAGAGAACTCCGTGGATGAAGTTTACTTGACGCCCTCAGTTCACCATGACCTATCTGACTGCCACCAGCCTTATAGCAGCACATTGTACTCATTGGAGGATCAGTTTGCCTGCTCTGCTCTGGATGGAGCCT CTCCCACCCAGGCAGACTGTCCCCAAGGGACTTGGAGTGGAGACTTGAGCCACCACCTGTCAGAGGTGCAGGCTTCACAGGCACAGCTGGAGCCAAGCACCCTGGCGCCCAATTGTCTGAGACTACAGCTGGATCAAGGGTTCTACTGTGGAAATGACTTGGCCAGGCGGGGCCCCTCCTCCACCACCTGCAGCTTCACAGCCAATGCTGATTCTGGGAACCACCGGCCCTTCCAAG agctgGTTTTAGAGCCCTCCCTGGGGATGAAGAACCCTCCCCAGCTGGGAGATGATGCACTTGAAGGCTCAGCAGACAACACACAAGGGCGTCAAGTCAATGGCCAGATTCATGCCTCCAGTGTCCTGAAACCTAAGATCATCAAAAGAAAACTCCCGCTCAGCAAGTGGAGACTGGCATGCAGATTCCCTGGCCTGCAAGCTTAG